Part of the Lepidochelys kempii isolate rLepKem1 chromosome 8, rLepKem1.hap2, whole genome shotgun sequence genome is shown below.
ctatGTATAGAATGCTGATAATAGTACTTATCCACCTCAGAAAGGTATTAGGTTTAATTAATGACATTTGGTGAAGTGCCCTGAGATCCTAAAATAGGTGGTGCTAGAGAAGTGTGAAGTATTCTTATTTTCAACCAATATTACTGATTGCCATGCTCAATGTTGCTGTACATAAAAATCCATTAGTATTGTCATTAAGAGCCTTTATTTTCAGAGCTTTTGAACTCAGCTGTAAAAAAACCTGCACCATGTTGAAGCTTGACATATGGTATAAAGTATCAAGCCAGaaacaattattttctttctATTTAGTTCATATCAGTTTGCCAATTTATGTTGTAGGAGTAAAAAAATCCTTAAATGCTATTTTGACTACAACtctaaaatggatttattttatgtGAAAATGTGTAAGTGATTGTTTTATAATGTAGACTAATCACTTTCTAGTTTTAATGTGATAGTTCTAACTAGTAGCTACTGTGCATAAACTGTAACTATTTTTTCCTCTATTAAAAAAATAGAGTTGATAAAATGAAATTAGTTGCTCCTAAGTGGATAAAATGAAATGGTTTCTAAGGAGCAATTAGTGTATCAATAAGCTAGGCCACACCAACAGAATGGGGgattgtatcctggaaagcagtgactgtgactctgaaaaggatttaagtGTCATAGTGGACAGGCAATTGAACAGGACCTCCTAGTGTGATACTGTGACAAAAAGGGCTAATACAAATCCTTGTATAAACAGTCAAATTAGGGAAGTGACTTTACTTCTGTGCACAGCATTAGTGAGACTGATCCTGGAATACAATGTACAATTCTGCCATTAAAGAGGAtgttgaaaaaattggaaagggtttcaaacagaggcacaaaaattatttgagggctgcaataaatgccttatagtgagagatttaaagagctaacctctgtttagtttatcaaaaagaagactgaggtaaCTTGAATACAGTGTATAAGTATCTtcacagtgagaaaaatatcaGATACTGAAGAGCTCTTCAGtcaagcagagaaaagcataaacAAAAAACCATGGCCAGAAATTAAAGCCAgacgaattcagactggaaataaggctcaaaattttaacagtgaaggtagtTAACAGTTGGAAcaaactagggtgaccagctagtaagtttgaaaaatcaggacagcggATGGGGGTcaataggtgcctaaataaaacaaagcccagaatatcgggactgtccctataaaatcaggacatctggtcaccctagaacaAACTACCAGGAAAGTGGTCATTCATCTTTTGATGTCTCCAGATCAAGATTGGAAGCTTTTCTGGGAGATATGCTTTAACCAAACacaaaggctgtgtctacactacagaccttacagcggccCTGCCGTACCACTACAGTGTTCTCCCATCAGTAAAACTAAACAACCCCCatgagcggcagtagctatgttggtgggagagcatctcccgccaacataCCACTGTCTACACCGGCGCTTTTGTCAGCAAACGTTTGTTggtcagggtggttttttttcacactcctgactgGCAAAAGTTTTACCCataaaagtgctagtgtagacatagccaaattATTGAGTTCAGTGAagaggtaactgggtgaaatcctgtagccctgtgttatacatgagatcagactggatgatctaatggtcccttctgccttgaACTCTATTAATCCACAAATTAAATCAGCCCCTACTCTcaactgccttgcaccttgtgtagtcatttacatccaTGCAAACTGAGTACAAGGTGGGTTTAAAATACTACCAAAGCCAACCTGTTTAGGCAATGTCTGAATTTGGCTGAAAGTTTCCTAACCCCTTCTGTGCTGATTGCTGCTGCAACATCTGCAACCCAAAATACGCACACGGGACTGCTACACATACCTTGTGTGTCTCCTTTGATGTGCCAAATGGTGATACAGGGCTCTAGCATGCTACTGAGCATCTGCTTGAAAATGTTCCTATCCATAGTTAAAATTAAGCTTATCATAACTACTTTCTGCAGAATGCCCGTTAAAAGCAAGACAGTGGTTGTTTTATGGATATaatacagtggggtcctgatccactgcaatacaaataatcataataagtaataaataagaacataggaattgtcatattAGATCAAACTGGTGATCCATGCAGcttagtatcctgtctctaacaaTGGCTAGTATcggatgcttcaaaggaaggtgcaagaaaccctgctgTAGATAGATAGGGAATAACCTGCTCATAGAGGATATTTCTTCCAAACCCCCATTAGTTCAAGACTGGTTTATACTATCAGGCAAGAAAGGTTTCTATCTCTTCTAGAACTCTTGGTGAATTTTGGTGGGAGGGGGCATTGCTtttagttttgggttttttgcttatttttaaaaaccctatCTATTGTACCTGTATTTTCTTGTTCACCATTAGTGATCTGCAAGCAATAAATGACTATTATAAGCAGGTCAGTTTGTGTACTGATTGTGTGTGTTCCTGAGATAAACCTGTTAGCTTTCCAAAGAGTCAAGGAACTCTCCTGAGGCAAACAAACTCTGGGGCACTGATACTAGGTGATATATAGAGAGAAGAGAGGTTCAAAGCTACTTACTGTTTTTCAGTTTGGGGAAGAGGTAACAATCAGAGAGACAGCAGAAGAGGTGAGAAAACAGTACTCAAATTGCAGAGacaattgttattgttattttcctgtaatattttgatttctttatACTGAAAGGTAAtatagggactgatcctgcagtccttactcaggcaaaactctccaatAAAGTTCATGGGGAGTTTTCCCTAAGGATTGCAGGTTATTTTTCTTAATATGCACAAATAATTATGATGTGGTTTATGTGGAAGGGTCTAGATTTACATAAATCAgacagttatttttattttttaatttttggattCATCATCTGTCGAAGATGCAGAAAAtattaggccagatcctcagcttttgtaaatcagcagagccccactgaagtcaaggaggcAACATcagtttacactggctgaggatctggctcattgtCTTAAAAGCCATTAGAATGAGTTCACCTGTAACTGTGTGAAAAGCATAATTTTCTACAGGATGCAACAAAAACCTGAAATTTATGGAACAAATTAATCCATGCTGCAAagccagtgaagtcactggagttacaccatgataaatttacaccagtgtatctATAGGAGACCTGAAATcatttattgggttttttttaattaactatttAGAACTAACTTTGCTCTAcatgatttatatttttttaatctacagCTTGTATCTAAATTATCACAATAATATTTTTGCCTGATCTGTACACTTTATGAGGTTATAAATTAACTGAAAAAACATAAGGAAAAAAGACCCGAGGTAAAATTTTAAGAAAGCCAGAGTGACTTAGGAGCTAAGTCCcactttaaaaaatgatttaGGGAATTAGGGTTCTCAGtcactgaggtgcttttgaaaatattatccCCAGTCATCACTGTGGATAGCTCACGGAAAATCTATGCTCAGTGTGCACCAgaagttaaaaaagcaaacaaaactgtTAGGATGTATACGGAACGGAAAACAATATGGCAAATATTATAAttccattatataaatcaatagtCTGAGCTTTCCtgaaattttgctttcagttctAGCCACTGTATCTCAAAAAGGATGTAGCAGAAATATCAAGGGGTTAGAAACGAGCAGCAAGAATGATTAGAGAGGTCTGGAAAAACTTCCatatgaaaaaagattgaaaagatTTGGACTATTTAGTTTATGAGGAGATAAATAAGAGGGGACAAGATAGAGGTATACAAAATAAAGACCGGATAGAGATTAtcgaccttgggtaagtcactttgcctctgtgctgcagttccccacctataaaatggtgatacttatacttccctatctcacaatAGTCTCGTGAggataaagtgctttgagatctatcaatgaaaagtgctatataagaaatAGGTATTATCATTATTCCACTGTCTTGTGAAGCAGCTAGTGCCAGCCACTGTCCCAAATAGGCTACTGAACCAGAGAGACCTCTAGCCTGATGTAATATGACAATGTGTATGTTCCCATGAATTTCAAGCTGTGTTAAGATTCAGTGCCTGAGGTTCTTGATCTCAGTCATTTGTCCCTCTTGGCTTAAAAATCTTGGCTGTTAATAATATTAAGATActgtgaaagagaaaggggaCAAATACACGTATAAATACTTGTCTGTCCATCTTTGCTTagcactttttaatttttctccttttctaaacagtccttcCTATTAGTTTTATAATCGAGCGGAAATTTCATACCAGACTTTTCTCAGAGATAAAGGACCTCACTGAAATGTCTATTTCCTTACAGGGCAAGTGCAGAATGAAGATGTTCAAGTTTGCTGTAGTCCTATTTTTTGCTATCCTAGCAACATCTACCTGCAAATGGGATAGATGTCTGGAGGGGGGAACTCACAAGCACAGACCAAGCCCTGAGCCGGACATCCATGAATGCACACTGTACTCTGAATGTAAGAGCTGTTTAATCTTTGGCATAGAATTTAGAATAGTTTAAAAGTTGACCTTTGTATCAACTAACAGTCCCTAGCATACTTTTAATTACTTTAACACTGTGCAATATTTACAATAGGAGTTTTGTTTGAAAAGCAACTTTTATTGGCTTTTTCCTTACTACATCCAGTTCCAAATGCAGAGCCAGATACTGCCCTCCTTGAGACCAGTTGCAAAACTATTGGCTTCAGTAACTGAACTTCAAAAATGTATGATCCAGATTTCATCCTGTTGTACTCCATTTACTTAAGCTTGCACTAGGGATGACTTGGGCCTGATGGGATTAAGTATGagaatatttaaaatacagcatAATCATCTTGATTGTGCACAAATTATTGTCCTAATTAAGTTTCTGGCCTGATTAAGAGTAGAGACTGTCAGAAAAAGTATGAaaacactgaaaattaaaatgcTGTACTGGATATAAATGTAAGAATAAAACCAATATTCACTGCATgtcatcttttttcttctttatttgaTAACTTCTATATTAAAAGGCTGGAGTTCAGAAATTTCACTCCTCCAGCATAGGACAGCTGGTTAAACACCACTTAGCTTCTTGGCACTGACTGAATACATTCTCACAAAACAATATTGATGCCAGTTCAGTCCCACTTAATCAGTGGTCACATTATCATTTCCAAGATCATTCACTTACAAGTCGTAGAAAGTCTTTCTTTTGTAAAGCTTCCCTCCCAGTTGTTACCATTTTGGATTATGTGCCCAAAAGATTCattaagtactcctgttcttttttctaaattGAGTTTTCCAAATTTTGAGCGTTAAAGTAAACCCTCATTGTAgtctctttgttttatttccaatAGCTTCCTGTTGTTATGCAAACTTCACAGAGCAGTTGGCTCATTCACCAGTAATTCAAGTAAGCAACAGCTACTGGAACAGATGTGGGATTCTCAGTAAATCGTAAGTCAGCTTTGATATTGTCTATGTCTTGGTGCAATAGGACTATTCCACAATAGCTGAAACTGCCAACATTAACTCCCCCTGGAATTTCTGATGGAAACTCCATAGGTTTTTCTGGAGATGTTACCTAAAGTGGCTGCCCCCATCTTGGCCCCTTGTCTGCGCAgctcctctctgctccttctCTCCTCACCCAAAATCCATGGAGCCTTAATCACACTTTATTCAGGCAGAGTGGCTTCTGCCATTTCAGAAGAGGAGTGACTGCTCTTAAGacctgctctttttaaaaaatgctctctGGTGTGCAATAATCTGGCAATGCAAACCAGTAGTAAACCTGGTTTACCTGGCTGGTTAAGCCATATTTACAACCATGCCTGCTTTGTACTTCTGTAGCAGCCGGAGCATACCATTGAATCTAGCCCATAATTTGTATCGACAGGGCCTTGTCCCTTGTTTAAACAAACAGATAAATTAGATTaagtcttaaaaaacaaaatgtaaaagggAAGCCAGAAAGGAAACTTGCAAATAATGAGAAAAATTCTTGTAGTCTTGTGAGCTTTGTAAccataaaaaaatgttttcctaatTGAGGTTTATAGTTCATTGCTAGATTTTGAGAGTTGTCAAATATGTCAGGCTACACAAATAAAAGAATGAAAGTGCAAAACAATTAAGCAAAAACATATTTGCAAAAGTAATAGCTATTGCCTGCCACTCCCAGGAGAACAACTACAATATGTGGTTTTTCAGTAACTTCAGCTGGACTAGAGAAAATCTAAATACTGGTGAAATCATGAGAGTATAACACAGAAACAAAGCTTTATGCTGTGGTTTGAGGCTACATTTTATTATTGCTTTGAACTTGACCATTTCGTGCCAGCAAAAACTCAGTAGCTCAAATGTTTATATAAAGCAAATACAAAAGGGGCCCAAACATGACtaattaattcatttaaaaattagagTGAATATTCAAGACCTTTTTTGCATGATTTGTCCAGTTCCAGTAATTTCACAGGCAAAACCTGCATACAACAACAAAGGAATAAGTTTAGAATCTATACACAAATAGGACAAGAGGATGGATTTAAATTGCTCCATCTAATCTATCGTGATGGGTGCTGTCGAAACCTGTTGGAAAGTGTGGACTATAATCTTGGATGCTGAGAAGCAGACTTAATTGTTGTTTCTCTCACTCAATGTAGCTGCGAGGATTACATGAAGAAAATCGAATGTTTTTACCGGTGTTCGCCGCATGCCGCTCACTGGATCAATCCCAACAACACTGCTGGTATTGAGTTTGTTCCTTTGTGCCAAAACTTCTGTGATGACTGGTAGGTTTAACACTTTACACTGCTCATATTTTTAGTTATATTTGAGATACCTGCATTACCTGTGTAAGAGGTAGCCACAAATGTGCAAATAATGACCTTCCCAAACAAGTGGCAACAAAATTTGATAGCACTCCGCATCATTTATCTCCCTTCTTTTGTTcaacttctctctttttttttctataCCTCTAATTTTTCCCCTTTGAATTTATTACCCTGTAAATAATAACATTCTCAGTGACATCTCCAAGTCTAATATAAAGTCAGTTTGTATCATGGTTTTGAAAATACAAATTATGTGAGCAGCATAATCACATATATTATCTAAATATGTGCCCGTGATATTGATACACTTCTTTTATTTCTGTATCTATTAACTAAGCTGTGGAATCATGGAATAAACTAACAAATTCATTTATgtaataaatttaattttaaccTTCTGCCTCTTCACCTGCTTTCTGTCTACAAATCCATTTCTGCTTAAACTACTTCTAATACTCCATATTTCAGAACAGTTTTCAGACAGCTGTcatttaataaaaattataatgatCTAACCCCAAAATAGTTAATTTTTTCTTCCCCCAAATACAACTCAGATAAAAGCAGGCAGtgaaaattactttttgagatACAAGGCATGTGGTGGGATAGTTTTAAGCCCAATACCTTGCAAATCATCAGGTCTAGACATCTTGTATCCCACCGGAGAAGTGAGAATTCTGATTTTCTAATGATTCAGATCCAGCATCTATTTATAGGTATAGAGAGTTGTGAAATGTAGATCTTTAATCATGAAACCTTGGTGTTTAGTAAAGTTACGTTAGAGCACGTATAGGAGCTGGAAAAATGCATTTGATCTATTTTCTCTGTTACTTTTAGGCTTGGGCATGGTAACTCGAGAAATTTGGCTTTACTGGGAAAATGTGAAATGTAGCACAAATAATGGTTGAGCTGTTCAGAGCAGTCTAGAGGATTTAGACACCTGTCTTCCATTCAAATctgtgagagacaaggtgggtgagacaatatattttattggaccaacttctgttggtgaaagagacaaactttcaaccTTACACAGAGCGTCTcaagtctgggaaatgtactcagagaatcacagataaatacaagatggaacagattgtttagcctaagtaattaacacatttcaagggagcACTGAAGGTGAAGTGCCCCTTAAACATCTGTCCAGTCAtaggggggaaaggggaaaaaaaagctgggGATGAGGTTCAGTAGGTTAtcaattgttgtaataagccataaatccagtatctctatcataggtgctggaactagaggtgatgggggggctgccgcaccccctggcttgaagtggtttccatgatatacagggtttacagtttggttcaatggctctcagcacctccactataaaaattgttccagcactccgaTCTCTATTCAGTCTCTATTCAGATTTATAGGATCTAGGTAAGAACTTAAACtcctaggctcatcttttgaaggtgtatggaggtttcctttgaggatgaggactgataagCCAGGTACAGAGTGATCACTGTGAAAAGTGTTCAGCCGTGGCCGATATggtgtttttattgtttttctgtgtgagttcatttgagagcatagtgattgtttTGTTTCATCCAGTAGTTGTTAGTGGGctatttagtgcactggatgagatgggttgttttttttaaactatgtccACTCTGCTCTGTGTCTAAGCTAGAGAAGGCAGGTCGAAGAAGGATAAAGCTTGTGTGTTCCACTGATGATGTTTATCCTGTTGTAGAAAATTCCATTTtgctggaagaaaaggaggacttgtggcaccttagagactaaccaatttatttgagcatgagctttcgtgagctacagctcacttcatcggatgcatactgtggaaactgcagcagactttatatacacacagagaatacgaaacaatacctcctcccaccccactgtcctgctggtaatagcttatctaaagtgatcatcaggttgggccatttccagcacaaatccaggttttctcaccctccaccccccacacaaattcactctcctgctggtgatagcccatccaaagtgacaactctttacacaatgtgcatgataatcaagttgggccatttcctgcacaaatccaggttctctcaccccctcgcccccctcccaaaaaccacacacacaaactcactatcctgctggtaatagctcatccaaagtgaccactctccctacaatgtgcatgataatcaaggtgggccatttccagcacaaatccaggttctctcacacaccccccacacccccatacacacacaaactcactctcctgctggtaatagctcatccaaactgatcactctccaagtttaaatccaagttaaaccagaacatctgggggggggtaggaaaaaacaaggggaaataggctaccttgcataatgacttagccactcccagtctctatttaagcctaaattaatagtatccaatttgcaaatgaattccaattcagcagtttctcgctggagtctggatttgaagtttttttgttttaagatagcgaccttcatgtctgtgattgcgtgaccagagagattgaagtgttctccgactggtttatgaatgttataattcttgatatctgatttgtgtccatttattcttttacgtagagactgtccagtttgaccaatgtaaatggcagaggggcattgctggcacatgatggcatatatcacattggtgaatgtgcaggtgaacgagcctctgatagtgtggctgatgttattaggccctgtgatggtgtcccctgaatagatatgtgggcacaattggcaacgggctttgttgcaaggataagttcctgggttagtggttctgttgtgtggtatgtggttgttggtgagtatttgcttcaggttgcggggctgtctgtaggcctTGCATGTAGCTTATGCATATTTTAAGGCCCCTTTTCCATTGCCCAGGGTGGTGGAAGGCAGCCTTAGTGTaaatcagtggtttgagctttggcctgctaaatccagggttgtgagttcaatccttgagggagccatttagggatatgaggcaaaaattggggattggtcctgctttgagcagggggttggactagatgacctcctgaggtcccttccaatcctgatattctatgattctatgattctaaatgagAATTAGGTCTGTAATGTATATTATGGGTTTGCGTGATGTTACAAAGCACTCCCGTTTTCCTCACATGGTTTAGCTGAATATAAACAGAACCAGCTGGTAAATCATGTTTTGTAACCTTGAAGAAAAGACCATTTTGGTCTGGGAGTTTATGTATTATGCTAGACTGTGAGCTCCTCGGGACAAGGTCTGTCTCTTCTTGAATGTCTGGAAAGCATCAAGAAGATAGTGAGCTCTGCTATTAACAAATAAGTATTACTTATCTATCTGCAGTATTACTTTCCATCCCATTTCTTATGCATCCCACTCATCTGGTACTCTAGTTGGTGTCATATACACCTGGCGTAGGACACAGATATACAAATGACAATATATTATATGCATGAGCATGTGTCTGACATCTTTCAGTGTCATTCCCATTCTCTCATCCCACCCAAGGCCAGAGACTAAAAAGGTATTTTGGACAAAATTCCCGCTCTCCTTGACATTCCAAAGTAGCATTTCCAAGATTTTCCCCATTGTACTCATGGGAGTCCTTTCAGTATGCTGCAGCGCTCCTGGGGAATTGACCTACTTTCTCCATGAGCTGTGAATTTGCCTGCTGCATACTGAAGTCTTTGTGGCCAGAAATGTGCATAAAATTCTGAGAAAGCAgtgatttcatttaaaagaaatcatcTGACTAGCCTGGAGCCTTCCCCTTTCTTCCTATTGTTTTAGGATTTCCTGCTCTCATCAGCATTAAAATGGTTCTCTTTGAAAGTCCCTATGAACCGTGAAGAGCCCTGTGGGCAGCTTTCTTTCtgacccatctgcaaaatgggccCCTGCCCATCTGAAGGGAAAGCATGAATTCTGAAAAATAATCCTGAATATTCAAATAAGAATTAGCTCCAAAATAAAAATACCTAGCAGTGAAGTAACCTGCCATGCGAAAAGCAGATCATTCTTCGGCTCATTAGAGaatttacagcagcacagctgcgctGCCATAAGCTCTCTGTGTAGtcgctctaagccaatgggagagagctcttcatCGGCTTAACTACTTCAGCCCCTgcgagcagcggtagctatgtcagcaggggAAGCTCTCGCACTGAGATAAGcacggtgtggacagcgctaaaTCAGCACaaattatgttgctcagggggagTGACTAATTcccacccctgagcgacataatttACCTCGACCTTTATCTTtacagtgtagccatagcctttgGGTGCCTGCTGGCTGGTGTGAGGGGCTTTCAAGTTTGCATTTGTGGTTTTTGCAAGCCTTTTTTAATGGCTCAAGGAGCCATGCATGGGTTTCTGGACAGCATGAATCCCTTCAGATGTCATGATCTTGCATAATTTTGCGCCCCATAATTGGCTCCCCCTTGAGACTTAAAAAAAAGCCTATAaaaacagggactgtctcttcctataTGTATGTATTGCactcagcacaatggggcactgatCTTGACTGGAGGACCCTGCATATAGATGATAAATAcaaatagtgaaaagaaaaggagtacttgtggcaccttagagactaaccaatttatttgagcatgaggtattgtttcatgatctctgtgtgtatataaagtctgctgcagtttccacggtatgcatccgatgaagtgagctgtagctcacgaaagctcatgctcaaacaaattggttagtctctaaggtgccacaggtactccttttctttttgcaaatacagcctaacacggctgttactctgaaacctacaaatagTGATTAATTCAGGTTCCTGTGGAAACCAGGTGTACAGCATCAAGCCCCCTATTCAGCAACACTCCTAAGCACATGTTTATAAGTTCTTTGCTGAAGAGGGAAggatttaagtacatgcttaaagttaagcttgtgctgaattggagcctaatTGCTAAGCTCTGATGTTGATAGCTGTACCAGCGCCAgacacagcagcacagtggcacTGGCCAAGCCTGCTTGTCAGTGGCATATTAAGGCTGGATCATAAGAATTGGCGAATCTATGACCTGCACTCCCAACAGGGCCCCAAAGTCCAGCAGCAGATTCACATGCGGGCAGGCTTGGGACTATCCCATTCTACCACCCAGTTGTTGCTCTATTTGGATCTTGTTTATCCTCCATCTGTGCTTGCTGTTACCCTCTCAAGGTGGTATGATGGAAACAGATTTGAGTCCTTTTTCGAACTGGAGAGAGACTTGTTATCAACAAAGCAACACAGGACTTTGGACAATACATTTCCTAGATTGTTCTGCTCAGAGTTCGCCAAAGGCTATCCTTTAAAAGTTGAACTCGTACAATTTAAAGTTTAACATGTAATCGTATCACTACTGAGAGCTGCATTCCTGGTATCAAAAGTCCACTCCAGCACTACCAGTTGATTACTGCATCATAAAAGCTTGGCTGTTGAAACTGACTGAATGTGAAAATGTGAGACAAAAGTATTTTCAGCTTGTTGCACACATTGTATAGAAAACAAGTTTAAAATAGCTTTGTTCACTCCTAAGTTTTCAAAGACTAAGGGCTAAATTTGGATGTGCAtgcattgttgttattatttataatacACCAGCACCTAAAATCCTAGTAAGGATTGTGGCCCCATTGTGGGAGTTGCTGTACAAATCCATGAGTAGCGATagtccttgccctaaagagcttacaaactaggGCTTAACTTTGTGTTTACAATAGTGCCGACTTTTGCAATTTGATTTTGAGTCTTGCCCCaacttctggagtcatgtgagtatatgagaatctcagctttcattaaagaaaattaagtttctagccttcatggttgcagagaaaaccttgaaaatgggacttgagtGTACCCTGAAGAttcaaaaacagaaagaaaattgaaaaaagaaaaaaccaaacctcttatttttaaaaatttgcatgattttaagccaatcttgatTTTTCTGGCC
Proteins encoded:
- the LOC140916342 gene encoding riboflavin-binding protein-like isoform X2, with protein sequence MKMFKFAVVLFFAILATSTCKWDRCLEGGTHKHRPSPEPDIHECTLYSESSCCYANFTEQLAHSPVIQVSNSYWNRCGILSKSCEDYMKKIECFYRCSPHAAHWINPNNTAGIEFVPLCQNFCDDWYEACKKDSTCIRNWMTDWEWDENGVNQCKNECIPYNKVYANGTDMCQSMWGNSLKVSESYCLCLQMNEKDAVAIKYLTSKSSEESSSVGSSEERACRRKLQKAELLTEEEGVEIEVFEIL